Proteins co-encoded in one Strix uralensis isolate ZFMK-TIS-50842 chromosome 2, bStrUra1, whole genome shotgun sequence genomic window:
- the KCTD4 gene encoding BTB/POZ domain-containing protein KCTD4, which produces MERKINRREKECEEKHSNSEGSEQDKDYKTSLITLNVGGYLYITQKQTLTKYPDSFLEGIINGKIMCPFDADGHYFIDRDGLLFRHILNFLRNGELLLPEGFRENQLLAQEAEFFQLKALSDAVKSRWEKEQLASRETTFLEITDSHDRSQGLRIFCNAPDFIAKIKSRIVLVSKSRLDGFPEEFSVSSNIIQFKYFIKSENGTRLVLKEDNTFVCTLETLKFEAIMMALKCGFRLLTSLDCSKGSIVHSDALHFIK; this is translated from the coding sequence atggagagaaaaataaacagaagagaaaaggaatgtgaagaaaaacacagcaacTCCGAAGGCTCTGAGCAAGACAAGGACTATAAAACGTCTCTGATTACTCTGAATGTTGGTGGCTATCTGTATATCACACAAAAACAGACACTAACCAAGTACCCAGATTCTTTTCTGGAAGGGATCATAAACGGAAAAATAATGTGCCCATTTGATGCAGATGGTCATTACTTCATAGACAGAGATGGACTCCTTTTCAGACACATTCTCAACTTCCTACGAAATGGAGAACTTCTTCTACCTGAAGGGTTTCGAGAAAATCAACTTTTGGCAcaagaagcagaatttttccaGCTTAAGGCACTCTCGGATGCAGTGAAATCAAGGTGGGAGAAGGAACAGCTAGCATCTCGAGAGACTACTTTCCTTGAAATAACTGACAGCCACGACCGTTCACAAGGACTTAGAATCTTTTGTAATGCTCCTGATttcattgcaaaaataaaatccagaattGTACTGGTGTCCAAAAGCAGGCTGGATGGATTTCCAGAGGAGTTTTCAGTATCTTCAAATATTATTCAATTCAAGTACTTCATAAAGTCTGAAAACGGTACACGACTGGTACTGAAGGAGGATAACACCTTTGTCTGCACCCTGGAAACTCTTAAGTTTGAGGCTATAATGATGGCTTTAAAATGTGGATTTAGACTGCTGACCAGTCTGGATTGTTCGAAAGGATCAATTGTTCACAGTGATGCACTTCATTTTATCAAGTAA